A stretch of Prunus dulcis chromosome 6, ALMONDv2, whole genome shotgun sequence DNA encodes these proteins:
- the LOC117630390 gene encoding uncharacterized protein LOC117630390, translating to MHGDNRAEEEEMEGEEMDEEFYETIKHLQMAMEAVVQVLHELMVIMRSVHIERPLTRRPITTSGYDYIHKILHEDPEEFRQVYRMYPNVFRKLCTIIRDKTLLQDTRFICVEEMLATFLLTVGQNSRYCLTRKTFDRSHFATSKNFNKVLKALNTLAPEMLAKSRFAVPAKIRESTRFYPYFKDCIGAIDGTHILAMVKGCDVSSYRNRHGKISQNVLAACNFDLEFIYVLSGWEGSAHDSKVLNDALSRRNGLKVPQENESSSSSPLPGNEGDNVEQVFETQEQQRENANEWRVGIASDMWRNAMQDNNGTQR from the exons ATGCATGGAGATAATAGAGCAGAGGAAGAGGAAATGGAGGGAGAAGAAATGGATGAAGAATTTTACGAAACCATCAAGCATTTACAAATGGCAATGGAAGCAGTGGTCCAAGTGCTACATGAGCTTATGGTTATCATGCGTAGTGTGCATATTGAGCGTCCATTAACTCGACGACCAATTACTACAAGTGGGTATGATTATATACATAAAATATTACATGAAGATCCTGAAGAATTTCGACAAGTCTATAGAATGTATCCAAATGTGTTTCGGAAATTATGCACTATCATCAGAGACAAAACACTCCTACAAGATACAAGATTTATTTGTGTTGAAGAAATGCTTGCTACATTTTTACTCACTGTAGGTCAAAATTCTCGATATTGTCTTACCCGAAAGACATTTGATCGATCACATTTTGCTACTAGCAAAAACTTCAACAAAGTCTTGAAGGCATTGAACACGCTAGCACCAGAAATGTTGGCTAAATCTCGATTTGCAGTGCCAGCTAAGATAAGAGAAAGTACACGATTTTACCCCTACTTTAAG GATTGCATTGGAGCTATTGATGGTACACATATTCTAGCCATGGTAAAGGGATGTGATGTAAGCAGCTACCGCAATCGTCATGGAAAGATATCACAAAATGTATTAGCAGCATGTAACTTTGATTTGGAGTTCATATACGTGCTCAGTGGATGGGAAGGTTCAGCTCATGATTCAAAAGTGTTAAATGATGCTTTATCAAGGAGGAATGGACTCAAGGTACCACAAG AGAATgagtcttcatcatcttcaccaTTACCAGGGAATGAAGGAGATAATGTGGAACAAGTTTTTGaaactcaagaacaacaaCGAGAGAATGCTAATGAATGGAGAGTTGGTATAGCTTCTGACATGTGGAGAAATGCCATGCAAGATAATAACGGAACTCAACGGTAA